The Pseudodesulfovibrio sp. zrk46 genome contains a region encoding:
- a CDS encoding iron hydrogenase small subunit: MKFNRRNFLKAGAVMAGYAVLGFNVTKEAVAAAMEFVAQRQQSVYAADANPKIYKLRKSQDNPMVKKIYDHKDGFLHEGPCGHESHHLLHTHYVDRSKKLEALKAKGVELAL; the protein is encoded by the coding sequence ATGAAATTCAACAGACGTAACTTCTTGAAAGCAGGCGCAGTGATGGCTGGTTATGCCGTCCTCGGTTTCAACGTCACCAAAGAGGCAGTTGCTGCCGCCATGGAATTTGTGGCTCAGCGCCAACAGTCCGTCTACGCAGCCGACGCCAACCCCAAAATCTACAAGCTTCGCAAGTCCCAGGACAACCCTATGGTCAAGAAAATTTACGACCACAAAGACGGTTTCCTGCATGAAGGCCCCTGCGGTCATGAGTCTCATCATCTTCTGCACACCCACTATGTGGATCGCAGCAAGAAGCTGGAAGCACTCAAGGCCAAGGGCGTTGAGCTTGCTCTCTAA
- a CDS encoding TM1266 family iron-only hydrogenase system putative regulator produces the protein MDKRLGIIGIFIQDRNESAPAVNKILGENSDIVVGRMGIPFREKEVNCISLIIEATTDELGAMTGKLGMLNGVKVKSLLA, from the coding sequence ATGGACAAACGACTCGGCATCATCGGCATCTTCATTCAAGACAGGAACGAATCCGCACCAGCGGTCAATAAAATTCTCGGTGAGAACTCTGATATTGTAGTTGGCAGAATGGGCATCCCTTTCCGTGAAAAAGAGGTCAACTGCATTAGTCTGATCATTGAAGCTACGACTGACGAACTCGGCGCAATGACTGGCAAACTCGGTATGCTTAACGGCGTCAAAGTAAAATCACTTCTTGCTTAA
- the hydF gene encoding [FeFe] hydrogenase H-cluster maturation GTPase HydF gives MSTKAPRGVRLVIALAGRRNAGKSSLINAITEQEIAIVSDHPGTTTDPVAKQYELLPLGPVTFYDTAGLDDEGELGELRIKATRRILWRSDVAVVVVSDQGITDYEKDIINEIYELEIPFLIVFNKCDLTSPKASDIAFCTENGIRHIITSAKELVGVNDVKEAIIDIAPPEIKRAPVLAGDLISEGDWVVCVVPIDLAAPKGRLILPQVQVLREILDCDAIGITVKEREIDEAISNLHRKPALVITDSQVVMSVAGDVPEDIPLTTFSTLFARYKGDLTRLVEGAEAIDQLEDGDTILMGEACSHHAVADDIGRVKIPRWLSQYTGKELNFEFYSGHDFPEDLERFKLAIHCGACMINRTEMLRRIKECNRRGVPVTNYGVAISKLQGVLDRVLKPFNLS, from the coding sequence ATGAGCACCAAAGCCCCTCGAGGTGTGCGTCTTGTCATCGCACTAGCCGGTCGACGCAACGCAGGCAAATCCTCGCTAATAAACGCCATCACCGAACAAGAAATTGCCATTGTATCTGACCATCCTGGCACTACCACTGACCCTGTTGCAAAGCAGTACGAGCTACTGCCTCTAGGTCCAGTCACTTTTTACGATACGGCTGGGCTTGATGACGAGGGAGAGTTGGGTGAATTACGCATTAAAGCTACCCGCCGAATACTCTGGCGTTCCGATGTAGCTGTAGTCGTTGTCTCAGACCAAGGTATAACCGACTATGAGAAAGATATAATCAACGAAATCTATGAACTGGAAATCCCTTTCCTCATTGTCTTCAACAAATGCGATTTAACATCCCCCAAGGCCTCAGATATTGCCTTTTGCACAGAAAACGGCATCCGTCACATTATTACATCAGCAAAAGAGTTGGTGGGAGTAAATGACGTAAAAGAAGCTATCATTGACATCGCCCCCCCCGAGATCAAACGCGCCCCTGTTCTTGCTGGAGATCTTATTAGCGAAGGGGACTGGGTTGTCTGTGTAGTTCCCATCGACTTGGCTGCCCCGAAGGGACGCCTTATCCTACCTCAGGTGCAGGTACTCCGTGAAATTCTTGACTGTGACGCCATTGGTATCACGGTCAAAGAGCGTGAGATCGACGAGGCCATTTCTAATCTTCACCGCAAGCCAGCATTAGTCATTACAGACTCCCAAGTCGTCATGAGTGTTGCTGGAGATGTACCTGAGGACATCCCACTCACAACTTTCTCCACGTTGTTTGCCCGCTATAAGGGTGATCTTACGCGATTGGTAGAAGGCGCTGAAGCCATTGACCAATTGGAAGATGGTGACACTATCCTAATGGGTGAAGCATGTTCTCATCATGCCGTAGCCGATGATATTGGCCGAGTAAAAATCCCACGGTGGCTATCCCAGTACACAGGCAAAGAATTGAATTTCGAATTCTACTCAGGCCATGATTTCCCAGAAGACTTAGAGAGATTTAAACTCGCAATCCACTGTGGAGCCTGCATGATCAACCGTACGGAAATGCTACGAAGAATCAAAGAATGTAATCGTCGGGGAGTGCCAGTCACCAATTACGGCGTTGCTATTTCCAAACTGCAAGGGGTCTTGGATAGAGTATTAAAGCCCTTCAATCTGAGCTAA
- a CDS encoding sigma-54 dependent transcriptional regulator encodes MNRSVGILLVDDEKDFAVGMARLIGRQYPEERIKAVHSGEEALAELQRDYYGLMLTDLNMPGMDGVSLLTAAKDAHPELSVVMLTAYGTVAKAVDALKIGAYDFLTKPVESGELFQVIQRGLERSSLLRDNARLQEMVEQYCGPNELVGDSYAIRRLKDGVAAVAESDYTVLIRGESGTGKELVARTIHKMSKRRNKPMLTVNCPAIPDQLLESELFGHVKGAFTGADRDRKGIFASANGGTLLLDEIGDISPGIQTKLLRALQEGEIRPVGSSKTIPVDVRILASTNQPLEDKIKDNSFREDLYYRLNVLNLNVPALRERSEDIAMLTHHFLESACDEMKISPKEITPDAVACLVAKPWPGNVRELQNFIRRLAVFSPSDTIELAHIRLVEGLDGVPESGAQGLAPYKDAKEKVVDDFTRAYVEELLTQAHGNVSEAARRSGLSRVALQKILKRLEIDAVMFK; translated from the coding sequence ATGAATCGATCAGTAGGCATTCTTCTTGTTGACGATGAAAAGGATTTTGCAGTTGGAATGGCTCGACTCATTGGACGTCAATACCCTGAGGAGCGTATTAAAGCTGTTCATTCAGGTGAAGAGGCCTTGGCTGAATTGCAACGGGATTATTATGGACTCATGCTCACCGATTTGAATATGCCAGGTATGGATGGGGTTTCTTTGCTTACAGCTGCAAAAGATGCTCATCCAGAGTTAAGCGTGGTCATGTTGACGGCATATGGAACAGTCGCAAAAGCAGTAGATGCCTTGAAAATTGGAGCTTACGATTTCCTTACCAAACCTGTAGAATCGGGTGAACTGTTTCAAGTTATTCAACGAGGTCTGGAACGGAGTTCGTTGTTGCGTGATAATGCTAGGTTGCAGGAAATGGTGGAGCAGTATTGTGGGCCCAATGAGTTAGTGGGGGATAGCTATGCAATAAGGCGTCTAAAGGATGGTGTGGCGGCTGTTGCAGAATCAGATTATACAGTGTTGATTCGTGGTGAATCAGGAACCGGTAAGGAATTAGTTGCTAGAACTATCCATAAAATGAGCAAGCGACGCAACAAGCCTATGCTTACGGTAAACTGCCCGGCCATTCCTGATCAGCTATTGGAGAGTGAACTTTTTGGTCATGTGAAAGGAGCTTTTACTGGAGCAGATCGTGATCGTAAGGGAATATTTGCATCTGCTAATGGTGGAACTTTGTTGCTTGATGAAATTGGTGATATCTCTCCGGGGATTCAGACAAAACTTCTGAGAGCTTTGCAAGAAGGGGAGATCCGACCTGTAGGCTCAAGCAAAACCATTCCAGTTGATGTCCGTATCCTTGCTTCCACCAATCAGCCATTGGAAGACAAAATTAAAGATAACAGTTTTCGTGAGGATTTGTATTATCGATTGAACGTCCTCAACCTTAATGTTCCTGCTTTGCGTGAGCGAAGTGAGGATATTGCCATGCTTACTCATCATTTCCTTGAAAGCGCTTGTGATGAGATGAAGATTTCACCCAAGGAAATCACTCCGGACGCGGTGGCTTGCTTGGTTGCTAAACCTTGGCCGGGTAATGTTCGAGAGTTGCAAAATTTTATTCGTAGGTTGGCTGTATTCTCTCCAAGTGACACCATTGAATTGGCGCATATCCGATTAGTAGAAGGTTTAGATGGTGTCCCTGAGAGCGGAGCACAAGGGCTTGCCCCCTATAAAGATGCGAAGGAAAAGGTTGTCGACGATTTTACTCGTGCCTATGTAGAAGAACTACTTACTCAAGCGCACGGCAATGTGTCTGAGGCCGCTCGTCGAAGTGGGCTTTCAAGGGTTGCTTTGCAAAAGATATTAAAGCGTTTGGAAATAGATGCAGTGATGTTTAAATAA
- a CDS encoding [FeFe] hydrogenase, group A, translating into MLEIEGISYQSNAPKGVDPDEIFFVQVDADKCEGCGECNSACPTGAIQPINDDDIHGVIDTAACVNCGQCLANCPVGAIYEGVSYVDELFEKLKDPNTVVVSMPAPAVRYGLGECFGAPTGTYVGGKMHAALRKLGFDYIWDTEYAADVTIMEEGTELLTRVKEGGKGKHPLPQFTSCCPGWIKFVESYYPDLLPNLSTCKSPVAMLGTLAKTYGAKETKTDAKKIYTVSIMPCVAKKYEGLRPEMNQSGHRDIDATINTRELAYMIKKAGIEFNGLKDENPDPVLGESTGAATIFGTSGGVMEAALRLAYEELSNTKLANPDIKVVRAHEGIKTADVEVPNFGTVKIAVASGLQNAAKLCDEVRAGKSPYHFIEIMTCPGGCVNGGGQPLDPEIQASRFRSTVAKINRRFRTRKPTA; encoded by the coding sequence ATGCTTGAGATCGAAGGCATCAGCTACCAAAGCAACGCACCCAAAGGCGTAGATCCGGACGAGATCTTTTTCGTTCAGGTCGATGCAGACAAGTGTGAAGGCTGCGGTGAATGTAATTCGGCCTGTCCCACCGGGGCAATCCAACCCATCAATGATGATGACATCCACGGAGTCATCGACACGGCTGCCTGCGTAAATTGCGGTCAGTGCCTGGCAAACTGCCCGGTCGGCGCAATCTACGAAGGCGTATCCTATGTTGACGAGCTTTTCGAAAAACTGAAGGATCCCAACACAGTCGTGGTATCTATGCCTGCTCCAGCCGTTCGTTACGGTCTGGGCGAATGCTTTGGTGCCCCCACAGGCACCTATGTCGGCGGTAAGATGCACGCAGCCCTTCGCAAACTTGGCTTCGACTACATCTGGGACACCGAGTACGCTGCAGACGTGACCATCATGGAAGAAGGCACCGAACTTCTTACCCGCGTCAAGGAAGGCGGCAAGGGCAAACACCCTCTGCCCCAGTTCACTTCTTGCTGCCCGGGATGGATCAAGTTCGTTGAGTCTTACTACCCGGACCTGCTTCCGAATCTGTCCACCTGCAAATCCCCCGTGGCTATGCTGGGCACACTTGCCAAGACTTACGGCGCTAAAGAGACCAAGACCGACGCCAAGAAGATCTACACAGTCTCCATCATGCCTTGCGTCGCCAAGAAGTACGAAGGCTTGCGTCCTGAGATGAACCAGAGCGGTCATCGCGACATTGATGCCACCATCAACACTCGTGAATTGGCATACATGATCAAGAAGGCCGGTATCGAGTTCAATGGACTGAAGGATGAGAATCCTGATCCTGTTCTTGGTGAATCCACCGGTGCAGCTACCATCTTTGGTACTAGCGGCGGCGTAATGGAAGCAGCTCTTCGCCTCGCGTACGAGGAACTCTCCAACACCAAACTTGCAAACCCAGATATCAAGGTTGTTCGTGCACATGAAGGCATCAAGACTGCTGACGTAGAAGTGCCCAACTTCGGCACTGTGAAAATCGCTGTCGCCAGTGGCCTGCAGAACGCAGCAAAGCTGTGCGACGAAGTTCGTGCCGGCAAGTCTCCCTACCACTTTATCGAAATCATGACCTGCCCTGGCGGTTGCGTTAACGGTGGTGGTCAGCCTCTCGATCCGGAAATCCAGGCCTCCCGCTTCCGTAGCACGGTCGCCAAGATCAACCGTCGCTTCAGAACCCGCAAGCCCACCGCTTAA
- a CDS encoding aspartate ammonia-lyase — translation MTTHDAHTRRERDALGELDIPAGSYFGIHTLRAIRNFPFSGYSLRFPFIKAFAQVKQACAATNSSLGYLNDAESNAIIKACREMENGKLHDQIVVDAFQGGAGTSTNMNFNEVIANRAEEILGGNLGEYEKVHPIHHVNMHQSTNDVYPTALKVACLSLLTELESKVSKLQEVLQAKEHEFRDVTKVGRTELTDAVPMTLGMTFGAFADGAARDRWRIFKSRERIKKVNLGGTAIGTGLGAPRDYVLKVTENLRHICGLPVSRAENLVDATQNMDSLVEVSGMLKAYASNLMKLTSDLRLLSSGPATGFGEITLPPLQTGSSIMAGKVNPVMPEAVTQASLQVMGNDQTIAIAAGMGQLELNHLMPLLAHTMLESLTLLINATEGISTHCIPGITANRMRCLNHVERSNTLATVLVPVLGYAKVEELVATAHKSQRTIREEIVHQGIASQEIIDELLSPKRLCKLGFTPNEFDEISN, via the coding sequence ATGACTACACACGACGCCCACACACGCCGCGAACGCGACGCGCTAGGCGAATTGGATATCCCCGCAGGGTCTTACTTCGGTATTCACACCCTGCGGGCGATACGAAACTTTCCCTTTTCGGGATATAGCCTCCGCTTCCCATTCATCAAAGCATTCGCGCAAGTAAAACAAGCATGCGCAGCGACTAACTCTTCCCTAGGTTATCTGAATGATGCCGAGAGCAATGCCATTATTAAGGCCTGTCGCGAAATGGAAAACGGAAAACTGCATGATCAAATTGTAGTAGACGCTTTCCAGGGTGGCGCAGGGACATCCACCAATATGAACTTCAATGAGGTTATCGCCAATCGGGCAGAAGAGATTCTCGGCGGCAACCTCGGAGAATACGAAAAGGTCCACCCCATCCATCATGTTAACATGCACCAATCTACGAATGACGTGTACCCCACGGCTTTGAAAGTTGCGTGCCTATCTCTCCTCACGGAATTGGAAAGCAAAGTTTCCAAACTCCAAGAAGTTCTCCAAGCCAAGGAGCACGAGTTCCGCGACGTGACGAAAGTAGGACGTACAGAACTAACAGACGCTGTTCCCATGACTTTGGGCATGACCTTCGGCGCATTTGCAGACGGGGCTGCCCGAGACCGTTGGCGTATATTCAAGAGCAGAGAACGCATCAAAAAAGTCAATCTCGGTGGCACAGCTATAGGCACCGGGCTTGGCGCTCCACGCGACTACGTCCTCAAAGTCACAGAGAATTTGCGCCACATCTGTGGTTTGCCCGTTTCTCGCGCAGAGAACTTAGTTGATGCAACTCAAAACATGGACTCTCTGGTAGAAGTCTCAGGCATGCTCAAGGCATACGCGTCCAATTTGATGAAACTCACTTCCGATCTTCGACTCCTTTCTAGTGGTCCAGCCACCGGTTTCGGTGAAATAACCCTGCCCCCTCTTCAAACAGGCTCTTCAATTATGGCAGGTAAAGTGAATCCGGTTATGCCTGAAGCCGTCACTCAAGCATCCCTTCAGGTAATGGGAAATGATCAAACAATAGCCATTGCTGCTGGTATGGGGCAATTGGAACTCAACCATCTCATGCCCCTTTTAGCGCATACCATGCTGGAATCGCTCACCTTACTCATTAATGCCACAGAAGGTATATCTACCCACTGCATCCCTGGGATCACAGCGAACCGAATGCGCTGTCTCAATCATGTTGAAAGAAGTAATACCTTAGCAACAGTTCTCGTACCTGTTCTTGGATATGCCAAGGTAGAAGAGTTAGTTGCAACCGCTCATAAATCCCAACGCACAATCCGCGAAGAAATAGTTCATCAGGGCATCGCCTCCCAAGAAATTATCGATGAACTACTGTCACCTAAACGCCTTTGCAAACTTGGCTTCACGCCTAATGAATTTGACGAGATAAGCAACTAA
- the hydG gene encoding [FeFe] hydrogenase H-cluster radical SAM maturase HydG has product MKKNSTLSQGLTNFIDEELIFEEIAKAENPSPNLVREVLNKGLERNGLSPFETAVLLKNTDPELDEAIFETAMSIKQGIYGNRLVLFAPLYITNECGNQCEYCGFNAKNRDLERRTLNSDEIRAEVEVLENQGHKRLLLVYGEHPKYDADWIAQTVRDVYSVTTDKSGEIRRVNINCAPLDVAGFRKIHEVGIGTYQCFHETYHRETYEKLHTGGRKTDYLWRLHAMHRAMEAGIDDVGMGALFGLYDPTFEVLGLLHHAKQLERDYGVGPHTISFPRLEPALGAEIAFNPPHPTSKHDFKKIVAALRIAVPYTGLILTTRENAEFRRELIEVGVSQISAGSRTYPGAYSDPEYDRPDVQQFCIGDNRSLDEIILSIAGEHGYVPSWCTACYRMGRTGEHFMELAKTGFIQEFCLPNGLLTFKEYLEDYASDETKAAGNALIQREVEAYDDPKRKKILMDRLARMEAGERDLYI; this is encoded by the coding sequence ATGAAGAAAAACAGCACACTTAGTCAGGGACTGACAAATTTCATTGATGAAGAATTGATTTTCGAAGAGATTGCCAAGGCTGAAAACCCCAGCCCTAACCTAGTTCGCGAAGTTCTCAACAAAGGTCTTGAACGTAACGGCCTTTCTCCTTTTGAAACTGCCGTTCTGCTCAAGAATACCGACCCCGAACTTGATGAAGCGATTTTTGAGACGGCCATGTCCATCAAACAGGGCATCTATGGCAACCGACTCGTTCTTTTTGCCCCTCTTTATATTACAAATGAATGTGGCAACCAATGTGAATACTGCGGTTTCAATGCGAAGAATCGGGATTTGGAACGCCGCACACTCAACAGTGATGAAATCCGCGCCGAAGTCGAGGTACTAGAGAATCAAGGACATAAGCGCCTTCTGCTCGTATACGGTGAACACCCCAAGTACGATGCAGACTGGATTGCTCAGACTGTACGTGACGTATACTCTGTCACCACTGACAAAAGTGGTGAAATTCGAAGGGTTAACATCAACTGTGCACCGCTGGACGTAGCAGGATTCCGCAAAATCCACGAAGTAGGTATTGGCACCTATCAGTGTTTTCACGAAACATACCATCGTGAGACATACGAAAAGCTGCACACGGGCGGTCGCAAAACGGATTACCTGTGGCGTCTCCACGCAATGCATCGAGCCATGGAGGCAGGCATTGATGACGTTGGCATGGGAGCACTCTTCGGACTTTATGATCCGACCTTTGAGGTCCTCGGCCTGCTCCATCACGCAAAACAATTGGAACGCGATTACGGCGTCGGTCCCCACACGATTTCTTTCCCACGCCTTGAACCGGCGCTTGGAGCAGAAATTGCTTTTAATCCACCCCACCCGACCTCCAAGCACGACTTCAAAAAAATCGTCGCTGCCCTACGTATAGCGGTACCATACACTGGACTTATTCTGACCACCCGCGAAAATGCAGAATTTCGCCGCGAACTCATTGAGGTGGGCGTTTCTCAGATCTCGGCTGGATCTCGCACATATCCAGGTGCATACAGCGATCCAGAGTACGATCGTCCTGATGTTCAGCAGTTCTGTATCGGTGACAACCGTAGTCTTGACGAGATCATTCTCTCTATCGCGGGGGAACACGGCTACGTGCCTTCCTGGTGTACTGCTTGCTACCGTATGGGGCGCACTGGCGAACACTTCATGGAACTTGCTAAGACGGGTTTCATTCAGGAGTTTTGTCTTCCTAACGGATTATTAACCTTCAAGGAATACCTTGAAGACTACGCATCCGATGAAACAAAGGCAGCAGGTAACGCCCTGATTCAACGCGAAGTAGAGGCCTACGACGATCCAAAGAGAAAAAAGATACTCATGGACCGTCTAGCCCGAATGGAAGCAGGCGAACGAGACTTGTACATCTAG
- the hydE gene encoding [FeFe] hydrogenase H-cluster radical SAM maturase HydE translates to MHHLSRNDIQAYLEGRNDEALFALAAAEKKRVFGNDIFIRAVIEFSNHCNKRCQYCGLRSPNKEVARYRMPIETMLDAAEIATQNEVGTIVLQSGDDFRYTTEDIGELVKRIRERHDVAITLSVGDRGIDEYAYWKDCGADRCLVKLETTDSDLYAQYRMGESFSQRLERVDALRKQGYEVGSGIIVGLPGMNVETTLNDILFLSNLDLDMIAAGPFVPNPLTPFANDNPGSISLSHRVTALLRLLNPGSNIPATSALTALRHESQGEALLRGCNVLMPSMTPEEHRRDYNIYPGKNRTHATATASLAAARNTIESLGLVPSSSKGFSKRIK, encoded by the coding sequence ATGCATCATTTAAGCCGCAATGATATTCAGGCATATCTTGAAGGCCGAAACGATGAGGCACTTTTCGCTCTAGCTGCCGCTGAGAAGAAACGTGTCTTCGGTAACGACATATTCATCCGTGCTGTCATCGAATTTTCTAACCATTGCAATAAACGTTGCCAATATTGTGGATTACGTTCACCAAACAAAGAAGTCGCCCGCTACCGCATGCCTATTGAGACCATGTTGGACGCGGCAGAAATCGCAACGCAAAACGAAGTGGGAACCATTGTTTTGCAATCCGGTGACGATTTTCGATACACGACCGAGGATATTGGTGAATTGGTTAAAAGAATTCGAGAGCGCCACGATGTCGCCATTACTCTATCCGTGGGGGATCGAGGGATAGACGAATACGCTTATTGGAAAGATTGTGGCGCTGATCGCTGCTTGGTGAAACTAGAAACCACGGACTCTGATCTTTACGCTCAATATCGTATGGGCGAATCCTTTTCTCAACGGCTGGAGCGAGTGGATGCCTTACGCAAGCAGGGGTATGAAGTGGGCTCCGGTATTATCGTAGGCCTCCCAGGCATGAACGTAGAAACCACGTTGAACGATATTCTCTTTTTATCAAATCTCGATTTGGACATGATTGCGGCTGGCCCCTTCGTTCCGAATCCGCTGACACCGTTCGCCAACGATAATCCTGGAAGCATCAGCCTATCTCACCGTGTAACCGCTCTGCTACGCCTGCTAAATCCTGGCTCTAATATACCAGCAACTTCAGCTTTGACAGCATTACGTCATGAAAGCCAAGGAGAAGCTCTGTTACGTGGTTGTAATGTATTAATGCCCTCCATGACACCTGAGGAGCATCGCCGAGACTATAACATTTACCCAGGTAAAAACCGAACACATGCTACAGCGACGGCATCGCTCGCCGCCGCACGCAATACGATTGAATCACTTGGCCTTGTGCCGTCATCCTCCAAAGGATTTTCCAAAAGGATCAAATAA
- a CDS encoding DUF3365 domain-containing protein — MAAFGPKNLQAKFLLGLGTIVLFLGVFFASSLYFHLSSLLDSQVKDKADLVFSQVSSVQQYVREVLRPKMYEELPEDEFIIEAMSSSYISRAIMDRLNLAHSEYYYRRVAENARNPLFEVNEKEKELLDYFRAHPGGESWEGYRKVEGKEYFIKARPVVFGASCLTCHGVPQDSPPVLLDRYGRERGFGHKLDEVAGLVVVGVPVEGAVGQIRDATVGYAALYGGGMLLFFALVQMFFNKLIMTNLRRLTRKFRMLFKEDAEIGVLEKLEHGDEIEEVVQGLEELGDHVHEMHHQLRQHSENLEQMVEVRTGELQLEAEERRSDVGLFVQLLDGLNKSNSRREMWRYALPLIVKRFQARESGFVCMLASQTFYTWPDEGSKPTLPDNWKEILTECRPYYESGRAYIPVGASDAASEGILSISWDEGARITEQDRNVLRALGQQLGIAMENLTALHNLLRQKDMLQAIVEGISDPLFLMDGMCSVVLANEAARELAKSFGGALDEGKELSLFRENGLLADCPIQVALELTEPMSRDVVVEDGRSFAISVFPVAEGEEQEGRAVVYIRDVTQEKQMLSSMQQSEKLATVGQLAAGLAHEINNPLGVIKCYAELLKGAEAGQEIAPDAEIIIKHASQAENVLQELLNFARPKRVEPVRLDIGKALTDAVNIFRVQAEKKGVEIIPDVADSLPQIIANEQSVEQIFANLLKNALDAVEARIGRIEVSASMGDEESVLLIKVADNGPGVAEGDRKKLFDPFFSTKEVGKGTGLGLAVVYGLVQEMGGSIDVEADDGAVFLIRLPVNRERNVGGGK; from the coding sequence ATGGCTGCGTTCGGACCGAAGAATCTGCAGGCGAAGTTCCTGCTAGGGCTGGGGACTATTGTCCTCTTTCTAGGCGTATTCTTTGCGTCGAGCTTATATTTCCATCTCAGTTCACTGCTGGATTCGCAGGTAAAGGACAAGGCTGACTTGGTGTTTAGCCAAGTCTCTAGTGTACAACAGTATGTGCGCGAAGTGCTTCGTCCTAAAATGTACGAGGAACTTCCTGAAGATGAGTTCATTATCGAGGCTATGTCTTCTTCATATATATCTCGTGCAATAATGGATCGTCTTAATCTGGCTCACTCAGAATACTATTATCGTCGCGTGGCGGAGAATGCACGTAATCCTCTTTTCGAGGTTAACGAAAAAGAGAAAGAACTGTTAGATTACTTCCGTGCTCATCCAGGTGGCGAATCATGGGAAGGGTATCGTAAAGTTGAGGGCAAGGAATACTTTATTAAGGCTCGTCCGGTAGTTTTCGGCGCTTCTTGTCTTACCTGCCATGGAGTTCCTCAGGACTCTCCGCCTGTTCTACTTGACCGGTATGGTCGTGAGCGTGGATTCGGTCATAAGCTAGACGAAGTTGCCGGGCTGGTGGTGGTCGGCGTTCCTGTTGAAGGAGCTGTTGGTCAGATTCGTGATGCCACTGTGGGGTATGCTGCGCTATATGGTGGTGGCATGTTGTTGTTTTTTGCCTTGGTTCAGATGTTTTTTAATAAATTGATCATGACCAATCTTCGAAGGTTGACTCGAAAATTTCGCATGCTTTTCAAAGAAGACGCTGAGATAGGAGTATTAGAAAAACTGGAACATGGGGATGAGATTGAGGAAGTGGTTCAAGGCTTGGAAGAGCTTGGTGACCATGTTCATGAAATGCATCATCAACTTCGCCAGCATTCGGAAAATCTGGAACAAATGGTTGAAGTGCGTACAGGAGAACTACAACTTGAAGCAGAAGAACGACGCTCTGATGTCGGACTGTTTGTTCAACTACTTGATGGGTTAAATAAAAGTAATTCGCGTCGTGAAATGTGGCGATATGCTTTGCCATTAATTGTTAAACGTTTTCAGGCAAGAGAGAGCGGCTTTGTATGTATGCTCGCTTCTCAGACATTTTATACGTGGCCGGATGAAGGCTCTAAACCAACGTTGCCTGATAACTGGAAGGAAATTCTTACCGAATGCAGGCCCTATTATGAATCTGGTCGAGCATATATCCCGGTGGGGGCATCTGATGCTGCATCTGAAGGGATTCTATCGATCAGTTGGGATGAAGGGGCTCGTATAACCGAGCAGGATAGAAATGTACTTCGTGCCTTGGGGCAGCAGCTTGGCATTGCTATGGAAAATTTGACTGCTTTGCATAACTTGTTGCGTCAGAAAGATATGCTTCAGGCGATAGTCGAAGGGATTAGTGATCCTTTGTTTCTTATGGATGGGATGTGTAGTGTGGTGCTCGCAAATGAGGCTGCACGTGAATTGGCTAAGTCCTTTGGTGGTGCTTTGGATGAAGGTAAAGAATTGAGCCTGTTCAGAGAGAACGGCTTATTGGCCGATTGTCCAATACAAGTTGCCCTTGAACTCACAGAGCCAATGTCCCGTGATGTTGTGGTGGAGGATGGACGTTCTTTTGCCATTTCCGTTTTTCCTGTTGCCGAAGGAGAAGAACAGGAAGGGAGAGCTGTTGTTTACATTCGTGACGTAACACAGGAAAAACAGATGCTTTCCTCCATGCAGCAAAGTGAGAAACTTGCGACAGTCGGGCAGTTGGCAGCAGGACTTGCTCATGAAATTAATAATCCGTTGGGTGTAATCAAATGCTATGCAGAACTGTTGAAAGGAGCAGAGGCAGGACAAGAAATTGCTCCTGATGCAGAGATTATTATTAAGCACGCTTCTCAAGCAGAGAACGTGCTTCAGGAGCTGCTTAACTTTGCACGGCCAAAGCGTGTAGAGCCTGTTAGGCTTGATATCGGCAAAGCACTAACAGATGCAGTGAATATCTTCCGTGTTCAGGCTGAGAAAAAGGGCGTTGAGATCATTCCAGATGTTGCCGATTCTTTACCGCAGATAATTGCTAATGAACAATCAGTGGAACAGATATTCGCTAATTTGCTTAAAAATGCCTTAGACGCTGTGGAAGCAAGAATTGGCCGAATTGAAGTGTCAGCATCTATGGGGGATGAAGAGAGCGTGTTGTTAATTAAGGTTGCGGATAATGGGCCAGGAGTCGCCGAAGGAGATCGCAAGAAATTGTTTGATCCGTTTTTTTCGACCAAGGAAGTGGGTAAGGGGACCGGACTTGGCTTGGCAGTAGTCTACGGATTGGTTCAAGAGATGGGAGGCAGCATTGATGTTGAAGCAGACGATGGCGCAGTCTTTCTCATTCGATTGCCGGTGAATCGCGAGAGAAATGTCGGGGGTGGAAAATGA